One Salmo salar chromosome ssa01, Ssal_v3.1, whole genome shotgun sequence DNA window includes the following coding sequences:
- the LOC106583235 gene encoding cytochrome P450 1B1, translating into MALLDTEFEVKSSSSIIREWSGQVQPALVASLVFLFCLEACLWVRNLRLKRRLPGPFAWPVVGNAMQLGQMPHITFSKLAKKYGNVYQIRLGCNNIVVLNGDASIREALVQHSTEFAGRPNFVSFQSVSGGNSMTFTNYSKQWRTHRKIAQSTIRAFSSANSQTKKAFEQHIVAEATELIEAFLKLKGQFFNPAHELTVAAANVICALCFGKRYGHDDIEFRTLLGSVDKFGETVGAGSLVDVMPWLQYFPNPVRRVYQNFKDLNKEFFTFVRDKVVEHRETFDPEVTRDMSDAIIGVIDKADSDTGLTEAHTEGTVSDLIGAGLDTVSTCLHWMLLLLVKYPNIQTKLQEQIDKVVGRDRLPCIEDKASLAYLDAVIYETMRYTSFVPLTIPHSTTSDVTIEGFHIPKDTVVFINQWSVNHDPLQWKDPHLFDPSRFLDENGALDKDLTSSVMIFSAGKRRCIGDQIAKVEVFLFSAILIHQCTFENNPSQDLSLDCSYGLTLKPLNYKISAKLRGELLTGA; encoded by the coding sequence ATGGCACTGCTGGACACAGAGTTTGAGGTgaagagcagcagcagcatcatcaGGGAGTGGAGTGGACAGGTCCAACCAGCGCTGGTTGCCTCCTTggttttcctcttctgtctggaAGCCTGTCTGTGGGTCAGGAATCTCAGACTCAAGAGAAGGCTGCCAGGACCTTTTGCCTGGCCGGTGGTGGGCAATGCCATGCAGCTGGGGCAGATGCCTCATATCACCTTCTCCAAGCTGGCAAAGAAGTATGGCAACGTGTATCAAATAAGACTGGGCTGCAACAACATAGTGGTGCTTAATGGAGACGCATCAATACGAGAAGCCTTGGTTCAACACAGCACAGAGTTTGCAGGCAGACCCAACTTTGTGTCTtttcagtcagtgtctggtggtaACAGCATGACATTCACTAACTACAGCAAACAGTGGAGGACCCACCGGAAGATCGCTCAGTCCACCATTAGAGCTTTCTCCTCTGCCAACAGCCAGACCAAAAAAGCATTTGAGCAGCACATTGTGGCAGAGGCCACTGAGCTCATTGAAGCTTTCCTCAAACTCAAGGGACAGTTTTTCAACCCTGCTCATGAACTGACAGTAGCTGCTGCTAATGTAATCTGTGCCCTATGCTTTGGAAAACGTTATGGACATGATGACATTGAGTTTAGAACCCTTCTTGGCAGCGTGGACAAGTTTGGAGAGACGGTGGGGGCTGGCAGCTTGGTGGATGTCATGCCCTGGCTTCAGTATTTCCCAAATCCTGTCCGCAGGGTCTACCAGAACTTCAAAGACCtcaataaagagtttttcacctTTGTGAGAGACAAGGTTGTGGAGCACAGGGAGACATTTGACCCTGAAGTGACCCGGGACATGAGTGATGCCATTATTGGGGTCATTGACAAGGCGGACAGTGATACCGGGTTGACGGAGGCCCACACAGAAGGGACAGTGTCTGATCTGATTGGTGCAGGACTGGATACTGTGTCCACTTGCCTTCATTGGATGCTCCTTTTATTGGTGAAATACCCCAACATCCAAACCAAGCTGCAGGAGCAGATTGACAAAGTGGTAGGCCGTGACAGGCTGCCCTGTATTGAGGACAAAGCCAGCCTGGCTTACCTAGATGCCGTTATCTATGAGACCATGCGCTACACCAGCTTTGTACCCCTCACCATCCCCCACTCCACCACCTCAGATGTCACCATCGAAGGCTTCCACATCCCCAAAGACACAGTGGTCTTCATCAACCAGTGGTCTGTCAACCACGACCCTTTACAGTGGAAGGACCCACATCTCTTTGACCCTTCACGGTTTCTAGATGAAAATGGTGCCCTTGACAAGGATCTGACCAGCAGTGTGATGATATTCTCAGCAGGAAAGAGGCGATGTATCGGTGACCAGATAGCCAAAGTGGAGGTCTTTTTATTTTCTGCTATTTTGATTCACCAGTGCACATTTGAAAATAATCCAAGTCAGGACCTCTCCTTAGACTGCTCCTATGGGTTAACACTGAAGCCCTTGAACTACAAGATCTCTGCCAAGCTCAGAGGAGAATTACTTACTGGGGCATAA